From Acidobacteriota bacterium:
CGCGATTTTTCCGTAGCTTGCGGTCTTTCCGAAAGGGACCTTCATCAGGGCGCGCCAGACTTTCTTCTGGAAATCCGTGCCTTGGAGGTCGAGGCGGCAGTCGAAGGATTTGCGGCGGCCGGCGAAGTATTCCTCGAGTTGGCGGGCGCAATCGCGGAGTGGAGCCGGGACGGAGGCGCGGGAGGCGGCCTGCGCAGACATTGCAGCGGCTTTTCCGGATGCCATCTTCATCGCGGACATTTTCGCGGGGGCGCCCTTCTTCGCGAAATTTACCGAAACAACCCCTTTTTCGGTTCCGGCGATCTCCAGCATGCCGACGGGCGACGGGACGAGAAGCTTGTGCATCACGGCTTCACCTCTGCCTCGTAATCTATGGTTTGCCGCCGAAAAAAGCAAGACCCGCCCCTTCGGCCCTTCGAACCTGGTTTGAGTTCAATATGTAGCGAACATGTCTTATCCAGACCTGATTCTGTTCTGGACAATGGTGCTGGGGATGGAAGAAAGACTGTAAATGTAGTGGCGACTTTGGCTTCTTTAAACGTGTGTCTGTAATGATATCAACAAAACGATGTCACTAACTGGCGAACTTATGGTAGTGCTGCGTCCGGGAACCGACAACTGGTTCCACCCTCGTCAAGCACTGCGCTATGACCTGGATGTCACCCTGTTGACTTGTTCTTTCTTTTACCCGCAAGGCTCAGCAGCTCACCGAGCTTTTTATAGACATCCCGGCGGTGGCCGACGGCCACGACCAGGACGACCAACTCGCCGCTCCGGACACGGTAGATGATCCGGTAGTCCGACGTTCTCAGCGACCGTAATCCCGCAAGCTCATGAGACAGAGGTTTTCCTTTCTCCGGCTCGGCGGCCAGAGACTCAACCGCGTTTCGGACGAGCCTCCGGATCGAGGGATCCAACTTTTCAATATTTCTTTTCGCCTCTTGCGTGTAAAAAATTCGGTGGGCCGGGCCTCTCATTTTTCCGGGAAA
This genomic window contains:
- a CDS encoding methylated-DNA--[protein]-cysteine S-methyltransferase encodes the protein MHKLLVPSPVGMLEIAGTEKGVVSVNFAKKGAPAKMSAMKMASGKAAAMSAQAASRASVPAPLRDCARQLEEYFAGRRKSFDCRLDLQGTDFQKKVWRALMKVPFGKTASYGKIARAVGRPGAARAVGGANHANPVAVIVPCHRIIGADGSLTGYGAGIERKAWLLEHEQRGA
- a CDS encoding type II toxin-antitoxin system RelE/ParE family toxin; its protein translation is MRGPAHRIFYTQEAKRNIEKLDPSIRRLVRNAVESLAAEPEKGKPLSHELAGLRSLRTSDYRIIYRVRSGELVVLVVAVGHRRDVYKKLGELLSLAGKRKNKSTG